From a region of the Deinococcus aquiradiocola genome:
- a CDS encoding ThuA domain-containing protein — protein sequence MTQQNAPQPTQPRITVWHEYRHEHENKAVSDLYPHGMHAALADGLREHGFSNVRTATLDEPEHGLTDDVLASTDVLLWWGHKAHGDVSDAVAEKVVQRVWDGMGLIVLHSGHFSKPFKRLMGTSCDLKWREANDRERLWVVDPGHPIAQGVGEYIEIEQEEMYGEHFDIPAPDELVFLSWFSGGEVFRSGCTYRRGSGKIFYFRPGHETYPTYYHAGVRQVIANAARWAAPTASAPRAFGNRQPLEALPTGERR from the coding sequence ATGACCCAGCAGAACGCGCCCCAGCCCACCCAGCCCCGCATCACCGTCTGGCACGAATACCGCCACGAGCACGAGAACAAAGCCGTCTCCGACCTCTACCCCCACGGCATGCACGCCGCCCTCGCCGACGGCCTGCGCGAACACGGCTTCAGCAACGTCCGCACCGCCACCCTCGACGAACCCGAACACGGCCTCACCGACGACGTCCTCGCCAGCACCGACGTGCTGCTCTGGTGGGGCCACAAAGCCCACGGAGACGTCAGCGACGCCGTGGCCGAAAAAGTCGTGCAGCGCGTCTGGGACGGCATGGGCCTCATCGTGCTGCACTCCGGGCACTTCAGCAAACCCTTCAAACGCCTCATGGGCACCTCCTGCGACCTCAAATGGCGCGAAGCGAACGACCGCGAACGCCTCTGGGTCGTCGACCCCGGCCACCCCATCGCGCAGGGCGTCGGCGAGTACATCGAGATCGAACAGGAAGAGATGTACGGCGAGCACTTCGACATCCCCGCCCCCGACGAACTCGTCTTCCTCAGCTGGTTCTCCGGCGGCGAGGTCTTCCGCTCCGGCTGCACCTACCGGCGCGGCAGCGGCAAGATCTTCTACTTCCGCCCCGGCCACGAAACGTACCCCACCTACTACCACGCAGGCGTCCGGCAGGTCATCGCGAACGCCGCCCGCTGGGCCGCCCCCACCGCCAGCGCCCCCCGCGCCTTCGGGAACCGCCAGCCGCTCGAAGCCCTGCCCACCGGGGAACGCCGGTGA
- a CDS encoding AfsR/SARP family transcriptional regulator, producing MTAATPRHIHVLGGLAFSEDGFSPVPVRHADLNAWVCALLAAADRPLSREETAELLWPALPPASARNALRQRIRRLRDSGYAPMLQMDEFTLAWTGGSDLRRFRTCAAAHDWSGALHAYGGPLLQGLPFPQNQDFSDFVEEARAAQHAEYLAALWAAVREAGSDDARAAHLRDAHRLHPDEPEVLEELVRLLVRQGQRTEARHLLRQHERRLHSDYGQPLPPTLDTLRRGLDASAEDRPAQLIGVPVPLTSFVGRNRETQAALTHLLHGGPDRRWLTLTGPGGIGKTRLAVRLAHAYAASSGRKVVFVPLAALGSARQLQEAVLIALGDTPEPDDDLTGTLAQLLQGHPTLLILDNFEHLLPAADLLPDLLQRVPTLRLLVTSRERLQVQAETVLRLGGLDDPGSGDADGGGPGGSHAASLFHERAARSDLGFEPARWTDAVQEIVALCEGLPLALELAAAQVGDRTPDEIARQLRQGRRQLAAPLRDLPPRQRSLQALFDYSWDALPPGLQAGYAALAVLRSPFGVDAAREIAGLNAMHLQTLERRSLLILNTRYSWHENLREFALATLGARLPSVQDAHLRHFVRVAEHLAPQLGGPGQVEALARLEEQHPDHRAALAHALARRDARHGLRLAAALHWFWYVRGHHREGLGWLQDLLALPLPAGEDDVSDARTRATALKAAGLLASERGQGSLAARCYAEALDLSVRHGDRHTEADVRHLTGVLHRDEGRLAEAAEALAAASVLWAATGDRSGAAKTLNDQGILHAYSGDLPAARTAFEGSLALKREVGDLQGVAYALNNLSNVTSDLAVVVGLQRQSLDIKEALGDVHGSARSYANLGVTLRDLGRHHEAAAAYARALTLYLRLGRLNGLGPTLLDLADLLLRLAAPDPALQLTQSVLHHAPSGQPALRPEHVRQAADLTRQATAAGAVPNPAPLPLEAALQLTLTALGAYPAV from the coding sequence ATGACCGCAGCGACACCCCGCCACATCCACGTTCTCGGAGGACTCGCGTTCAGTGAGGACGGCTTCTCTCCCGTCCCCGTCCGGCACGCCGACCTCAACGCCTGGGTCTGCGCGCTGCTGGCCGCCGCCGACCGGCCCCTGAGCCGCGAGGAGACGGCCGAACTGCTGTGGCCCGCCCTGCCGCCCGCCTCGGCCCGCAACGCCCTGCGTCAGCGCATCCGTCGCCTGCGTGACTCCGGGTACGCCCCGATGCTACAGATGGACGAGTTCACGCTCGCCTGGACGGGCGGCAGCGACCTCCGCCGTTTCCGGACCTGCGCGGCCGCCCACGACTGGAGCGGCGCGCTGCACGCGTACGGCGGGCCACTTCTGCAGGGCCTGCCGTTCCCGCAGAACCAGGACTTCTCGGACTTCGTGGAGGAGGCCCGCGCCGCACAGCACGCCGAGTACCTCGCGGCCCTGTGGGCGGCCGTACGTGAGGCCGGCAGCGACGACGCGCGCGCCGCCCACCTGCGGGACGCGCACCGCCTGCATCCGGACGAACCGGAGGTGCTGGAGGAACTCGTGCGTCTCCTCGTCCGGCAGGGTCAGCGCACCGAGGCGCGGCACCTGCTGCGGCAGCACGAACGCCGCCTGCACAGCGACTACGGCCAGCCACTGCCTCCCACCCTCGACACGCTCCGCCGCGGCCTGGACGCATCCGCCGAGGACCGCCCCGCGCAGCTGATCGGCGTGCCGGTCCCGCTCACCAGTTTCGTCGGGCGGAACCGCGAGACGCAGGCCGCCCTGACGCACCTGCTGCACGGCGGTCCGGATCGGCGCTGGCTGACCCTCACCGGGCCGGGCGGCATCGGCAAGACGCGCCTCGCCGTGCGGCTCGCGCACGCGTACGCGGCCAGCAGCGGCCGGAAGGTCGTGTTCGTGCCGCTCGCCGCGCTCGGCAGTGCCCGGCAGCTGCAGGAGGCCGTCCTGATCGCGCTGGGCGACACGCCCGAACCGGACGACGACCTGACCGGCACGCTCGCGCAGCTGCTGCAGGGCCACCCGACCCTGCTGATCCTCGACAACTTCGAGCACCTGCTGCCCGCCGCCGACCTGCTGCCGGACCTGCTGCAGCGCGTCCCGACCCTGCGGCTGCTCGTCACGTCCCGCGAGCGCCTGCAGGTCCAGGCGGAAACGGTCCTGCGCCTGGGCGGCCTCGACGATCCCGGCAGCGGAGACGCGGACGGCGGTGGCCCCGGCGGGTCGCATGCGGCCTCGCTCTTCCACGAGCGGGCCGCCCGCTCCGACCTGGGGTTCGAGCCAGCCCGCTGGACGGATGCCGTGCAGGAGATCGTCGCGCTCTGCGAGGGCCTCCCGCTCGCCCTCGAACTCGCCGCCGCGCAGGTGGGTGACCGGACGCCGGACGAGATCGCCCGGCAGCTCCGACAGGGCCGCCGCCAGCTCGCCGCGCCGCTCCGGGACCTGCCGCCCCGGCAGCGGTCGCTGCAGGCGCTCTTCGACTACTCCTGGGACGCCCTGCCGCCGGGCCTGCAGGCGGGGTACGCGGCCCTGGCGGTCCTGCGTTCCCCGTTCGGCGTGGACGCCGCGCGCGAGATCGCGGGCCTGAACGCCATGCACCTGCAGACGCTGGAACGCCGCTCGCTGCTGATCCTGAACACCCGGTACAGCTGGCACGAGAACCTGCGTGAATTTGCGCTCGCTACTCTCGGCGCGCGCCTGCCGTCCGTGCAGGACGCGCACCTGCGGCACTTCGTGCGTGTGGCCGAGCACCTTGCGCCGCAGCTCGGCGGGCCGGGGCAGGTGGAGGCGCTCGCCCGCCTGGAGGAGCAGCACCCCGACCACCGGGCGGCCCTCGCGCACGCCCTCGCACGGCGGGACGCCCGGCACGGTTTGCGGCTCGCGGCGGCCCTCCACTGGTTCTGGTACGTGCGCGGTCATCACCGCGAAGGCCTGGGCTGGCTGCAGGACCTGCTCGCCCTGCCGCTCCCGGCGGGTGAGGACGACGTCTCGGACGCACGGACGCGCGCCACGGCCCTCAAGGCGGCCGGACTGCTCGCCAGCGAACGCGGGCAGGGGAGCCTCGCGGCCCGCTGTTACGCCGAAGCGCTGGACCTCAGCGTGCGGCACGGCGACCGGCACACCGAGGCGGACGTCCGGCACCTGACGGGCGTCCTGCACCGCGACGAGGGCCGACTCGCCGAGGCCGCCGAGGCCCTCGCGGCCGCGAGTGTGCTGTGGGCCGCCACCGGGGACCGCTCGGGGGCCGCCAAGACCCTCAACGATCAGGGCATCCTGCACGCCTACAGCGGCGACCTGCCCGCCGCGCGCACCGCCTTCGAGGGCAGCCTCGCCCTGAAACGTGAGGTGGGCGACCTGCAGGGCGTCGCGTATGCCCTCAACAACCTCTCGAACGTCACGTCCGACCTCGCGGTGGTCGTTGGCCTGCAGCGCCAGAGCCTTGACATCAAGGAGGCGCTCGGCGACGTGCACGGCAGCGCCCGCAGCTACGCGAACCTCGGCGTCACGCTGCGTGACCTCGGGCGTCACCACGAGGCCGCTGCGGCGTACGCCCGCGCCCTCACCCTGTACCTGCGGCTCGGCCGTCTGAACGGCCTCGGGCCGACCCTGCTCGACCTCGCGGACCTGCTGCTGCGCCTCGCGGCCCCGGATCCCGCGCTGCAGCTCACGCAGAGCGTCCTGCATCACGCGCCGTCCGGTCAGCCTGCCCTGCGGCCCGAACACGTCCGGCAGGCGGCCGACCTGACCCGGCAGGCGACCGCGGCGGGCGCCGTGCCGAATCCCGCGCCGCTGCCGCTGGAGGCCGCGCTGCAGCTCACACTCACCGCCCTCGGCGCGTACCCGGCCGTCTGA
- a CDS encoding Dps family protein — translation MNARTLILTASALLFVPTSIAAAQTKPVNQMTTLPQTGTTDRMKSTQALQATLTELQALQLQTKQAHWNVSGALYFPLHELLQEHYEGVAKYADDVAERLLAIGSSSDGRAPVIVGSSNLPEIPGGFIDDARVLNFFVAQYSLVGQRVHARIKAIEDADPTSSNLLQEVEASIEKYQWQMRAHLQPTSTDPNGGASLNNGTPVLNGGK, via the coding sequence ATGAATGCACGTACCCTGATCCTGACCGCGTCCGCCCTGCTGTTCGTCCCGACCTCCATCGCCGCCGCCCAGACGAAGCCCGTCAACCAGATGACGACCCTCCCGCAGACCGGCACCACCGACCGCATGAAGAGCACGCAGGCCCTGCAGGCCACCCTGACGGAACTGCAGGCCCTGCAGCTGCAGACGAAGCAGGCGCACTGGAACGTCAGCGGCGCGCTGTACTTCCCGCTGCACGAACTGCTGCAGGAGCACTACGAGGGCGTCGCGAAGTACGCCGACGACGTCGCCGAGCGCCTCCTCGCGATCGGATCGAGCTCCGACGGCCGTGCGCCCGTGATCGTCGGCAGCAGCAACCTCCCGGAAATCCCCGGCGGGTTCATCGACGACGCGCGCGTCCTGAACTTCTTCGTCGCGCAGTACAGCCTCGTCGGACAGCGCGTGCACGCCCGCATCAAGGCCATCGAGGACGCCGACCCCACCAGCAGCAACCTGCTGCAGGAAGTCGAGGCGAGCATCGAGAAGTACCAGTGGCAGATGCGCGCCCACCTGCAGCCCACCAGCACCGACCCGAACGGTGGTGCGAGCCTGAACAACGGCACGCCCGTCCTGAACGGCGGCAAATGA
- the nagZ gene encoding beta-N-acetylhexosaminidase, translating into MTPPPERPLIVDLTGPDLTPEEGRWLRRHPVGGVCLFARNITSPERTARLVADVRDALGRDALIATDQEGGAVLRRLDVPQPPTPQGLGVLDDPDAAYRAGAIAARGLIELGINWNYAPSLDVNVDPLNPVIGERSFGTDPARVAALGVAWARGSEAAGVMAAVKHFPGHGDTRVDSHLALPVVAKSRAALEATEWLPFRAAVQAGVGSVMTAHILYPAVDPHEPATLSPALLRGLLRGEWGYGGVIVTDAMDMRAVADRHPDGRGAALAVRAGADAVLVCSHGEPGVLDRHVAALHAARRDGTLSEEHLTEAAWRLDHALHHFPGTPRPYPGAQQSADRAELLGWANRHLQWQGERVPLDPDRPVLLLAQGCPDIGGPYGDHLPGETLAAALREAFPALTYSDLSDPQATEQALTAHPDTPVLLATTGRWTLPAGTHALAERLSHRTAPALHLALWSADAASQLPLPAVITHGFRTANLEALKAALLNRK; encoded by the coding sequence GTGACCCCGCCCCCGGAACGCCCCCTGATCGTCGACCTCACCGGGCCGGACCTCACGCCGGAAGAGGGCCGCTGGCTGCGGCGGCACCCGGTGGGCGGCGTGTGCCTCTTCGCGCGGAACATCACGTCACCGGAACGGACGGCGCGCCTCGTGGCGGACGTCCGGGACGCCCTGGGCCGCGACGCGCTGATCGCGACGGACCAGGAGGGCGGCGCCGTGCTGCGGCGACTGGACGTGCCGCAGCCGCCCACCCCGCAGGGACTGGGCGTGCTGGACGACCCGGACGCCGCGTACCGCGCGGGCGCCATCGCCGCGCGCGGCCTGATCGAACTCGGCATCAACTGGAACTACGCGCCGAGCCTCGACGTGAACGTCGACCCCCTCAACCCCGTGATCGGCGAACGGTCCTTCGGGACGGACCCCGCGCGCGTCGCGGCCCTCGGGGTGGCGTGGGCGCGCGGCAGCGAGGCGGCGGGCGTCATGGCGGCCGTGAAGCACTTCCCCGGGCACGGAGACACCCGCGTCGACAGCCACCTCGCCCTGCCGGTGGTGGCCAAGTCCCGCGCTGCCCTCGAAGCGACCGAGTGGCTCCCCTTCCGCGCGGCCGTCCAGGCGGGCGTGGGCAGCGTCATGACCGCGCACATCCTGTACCCGGCAGTGGACCCGCACGAACCGGCCACCCTCTCCCCCGCCCTGCTGCGCGGCCTGCTGCGCGGCGAATGGGGGTACGGGGGCGTGATCGTCACCGACGCGATGGACATGCGGGCCGTCGCGGACCGCCATCCGGACGGCCGGGGCGCCGCGCTCGCCGTCCGGGCCGGGGCGGACGCGGTGCTCGTCTGCAGCCACGGCGAGCCGGGCGTCCTCGACCGGCACGTGGCAGCCCTGCACGCCGCGCGGCGGGACGGCACGCTGAGCGAAGAGCACCTCACGGAAGCCGCCTGGCGGCTCGACCACGCCCTGCACCACTTCCCCGGCACGCCCAGACCCTACCCCGGCGCGCAGCAATCAGCGGACCGGGCCGAACTGCTCGGCTGGGCGAACCGGCACCTGCAGTGGCAGGGGGAGCGCGTGCCACTCGACCCGGACCGGCCCGTCCTGCTCCTCGCGCAGGGCTGCCCGGACATCGGCGGCCCGTACGGCGACCACCTGCCCGGAGAGACGCTCGCGGCCGCGCTGCGAGAAGCGTTCCCGGCCCTCACGTACAGCGACCTGAGTGACCCGCAGGCAACCGAACAGGCCCTCACGGCGCACCCGGACACCCCGGTGCTGCTGGCCACCACCGGCCGCTGGACGCTGCCCGCAGGAACACACGCCCTCGCGGAGCGGCTCTCGCACCGCACAGCGCCCGCCCTGCACCTCGCCCTGTGGTCCGCCGACGCGGCCTCACAGCTGCCGCTCCCCGCCGTGATCACGCACGGCTTCCGCACCGCGAACCTGGAAGCGTTGAAGGCCGCCCTCCTCAACCGGAAGTGA
- a CDS encoding carbohydrate ABC transporter permease, translating into MSAATTPQAPARSAARLRWRRPLAVTGRYLLLSAILIFAVFPFLWTLAIALTDKTAGTSIYAFPQSLLPHQVTLHNFVDVYRTFHLGAYLWNSVSITAMTVLGTLVVSALAAYPLARFRFPGRQLIFGAIVATLVLPSETNFIVNTLTLKSLHLLGTHLGVVVPTVAGAFGIFLMRQAFLAVPAALLEAARLDGAGELTILTRIMLPLTRPSLAALGIFTLVSTWNAYFWPMIVLSGAPDRIPLSVAVLKLKGQFNYDPFNIAAGSLFMMLPVLLVFLFTQRLFLRGMDGAVK; encoded by the coding sequence GTGAGCGCCGCCACCACCCCCCAGGCACCCGCCCGGTCCGCCGCGCGCCTGCGCTGGCGGCGGCCTCTGGCCGTCACGGGCCGCTACCTGCTGCTGAGCGCAATCCTGATCTTCGCGGTGTTCCCGTTCCTGTGGACGCTGGCGATCGCGCTGACCGACAAGACGGCCGGCACGTCCATCTACGCCTTCCCGCAGAGCCTGCTGCCGCACCAGGTCACGCTGCACAACTTCGTGGACGTGTACCGCACCTTCCACCTCGGCGCGTACCTGTGGAACAGCGTGTCGATCACCGCCATGACGGTCCTCGGCACGCTGGTCGTCTCGGCCCTCGCGGCGTACCCGCTCGCCCGCTTCCGCTTCCCGGGCCGTCAGCTGATCTTCGGGGCGATCGTGGCGACCCTGGTGCTGCCGAGCGAGACGAACTTCATCGTGAACACCCTCACCCTGAAATCCCTGCACCTGCTCGGCACGCACCTCGGCGTCGTCGTCCCCACCGTGGCGGGCGCCTTCGGGATCTTCCTGATGCGGCAGGCGTTCCTGGCCGTCCCGGCCGCGCTGCTCGAAGCGGCCCGGCTCGACGGTGCAGGCGAACTGACGATCCTGACGCGGATCATGCTGCCGCTCACCCGGCCGAGCCTCGCGGCCCTCGGGATCTTCACGCTCGTCAGCACCTGGAACGCGTACTTCTGGCCGATGATCGTCCTGTCCGGCGCCCCGGACCGCATCCCGCTCAGCGTGGCCGTCCTGAAACTCAAGGGACAGTTCAACTACGACCCCTTCAACATCGCGGCCGGGTCGCTCTTCATGATGCTGCCGGTCCTGCTGGTGTTCCTGTTCACGCAGCGGCTCTTCCTGCGCGGCATGGACGGAGCCGTGAAGTGA
- a CDS encoding carbohydrate ABC transporter permease, with the protein MRIHWRQTLMSYTFLAPALLLLAVFTFYPLLYGAYLGFTEYTGARFAQGLGPKWVGLDNFRTLADDPLFHTALWNSVRYLLVVPVLQLASLAVAVLVNRELPGMTWFRAAYYVPVVTSVSLAAVMFEWIFNREGVLNWMLITLHLSTPQQATGYLNSRTWAFFAVMLVTFWRGFGYYMVLYLAGLQTIPRELDEAAVLDGASPWQRFWRVTVPLMRPTILLCTLLSTIAALRVLEEVLVLTNGGPLNSTYTALMYVYAKAFQGFDFNYGLASAAGLVVAVVALVISAANFRLIRGDTEGA; encoded by the coding sequence ATGCGAATCCACTGGCGTCAGACGCTGATGTCGTACACCTTCCTCGCCCCGGCGCTGCTGCTGCTGGCCGTGTTCACGTTCTACCCGCTGCTGTACGGCGCGTACCTGGGCTTCACCGAGTACACCGGCGCGCGCTTCGCGCAGGGCCTCGGCCCGAAATGGGTGGGGCTCGACAACTTCCGCACGCTGGCGGACGACCCCCTCTTCCACACGGCCCTGTGGAACTCGGTGCGCTACCTGCTCGTCGTGCCGGTCCTGCAGCTCGCGTCCCTGGCGGTCGCGGTGCTCGTGAACCGGGAACTGCCGGGCATGACGTGGTTCCGTGCCGCGTACTACGTGCCGGTCGTCACGTCCGTCTCGCTCGCGGCCGTGATGTTCGAATGGATCTTCAACCGCGAGGGCGTCCTCAACTGGATGCTGATCACCCTGCACCTCAGCACCCCGCAGCAGGCGACCGGATACCTGAACTCCCGCACCTGGGCCTTCTTCGCGGTGATGCTCGTGACGTTCTGGCGCGGCTTCGGGTACTACATGGTGCTGTACCTCGCGGGCCTGCAGACCATCCCCAGAGAACTCGACGAGGCGGCCGTGCTGGACGGCGCGTCCCCCTGGCAGCGCTTCTGGCGGGTGACGGTGCCGCTCATGCGGCCCACCATCCTGCTGTGCACGCTGCTGTCCACCATCGCCGCGCTCCGCGTGCTGGAAGAGGTCCTCGTCCTCACGAACGGCGGACCGCTCAACAGCACGTACACCGCGCTGATGTACGTGTACGCCAAGGCCTTCCAGGGCTTCGACTTCAACTACGGACTGGCGAGCGCGGCCGGCCTGGTGGTGGCGGTCGTGGCGCTCGTGATCTCCGCCGCGAACTTCCGCCTGATCCGCGGTGACACGGAGGGCGCGTGA
- a CDS encoding ABC transporter substrate-binding protein, whose protein sequence is MKRTLTALTIALGLSATTAAQAQTTVTFWTWYLSPKFDGYIKDTIAAFEKANPGIKVNWADKQDSMVQDFIASVNLGNAPDVVNLNIDETQKAAQNGFLRAASDLSGPAALNATYYPQSLKNFTSSGKVYAYPWYGWLNEGVLLYNPDLFKKAGLTRAPRTTTELLNDAKIIKDKTGAYAWVPALKDPNTASFLGYFYAEGLPIYGEGGKAAFNSPAHAALLARFVDLYKTGYVPEDAVRREAFQLATELYAQNRVAMIVGGPQALTRIKDTNPGLYASTVVTSAPLGKAGVQTGGSMALVIPTASKNPAAAAKLAAFFTSNAAQLAFAKVVPVVPTTLGAQRSTQFRTTSNDPVAKATALVGASGRYINPGYRAPGNSDDLYKNFNDNIEAALLGTKSAQQALTDAANYWNANMKK, encoded by the coding sequence ATGAAGCGCACCCTGACTGCCCTGACGATCGCCCTCGGCCTGTCCGCCACCACCGCCGCGCAGGCACAGACGACCGTCACCTTCTGGACCTGGTACCTCAGCCCCAAATTCGACGGGTACATCAAAGACACCATCGCCGCCTTCGAAAAGGCCAACCCCGGCATCAAGGTCAACTGGGCCGACAAGCAGGACTCGATGGTGCAGGATTTCATCGCCAGCGTGAACCTCGGCAACGCCCCGGACGTCGTGAACCTCAACATCGACGAAACGCAGAAAGCCGCGCAGAACGGCTTCCTGCGCGCCGCCAGCGACCTCAGCGGCCCCGCAGCACTGAACGCCACCTACTACCCGCAGAGCCTCAAGAACTTCACGTCCTCCGGCAAGGTCTACGCGTACCCCTGGTACGGCTGGCTGAACGAAGGCGTGCTGCTGTACAACCCGGACCTCTTCAAGAAGGCCGGCCTGACCCGCGCGCCGCGCACCACCACCGAACTGCTCAACGACGCCAAGATCATCAAGGACAAGACCGGCGCGTACGCCTGGGTGCCCGCCCTGAAGGACCCGAACACCGCCTCCTTCCTCGGGTACTTCTACGCCGAGGGCCTCCCCATCTACGGCGAGGGCGGCAAAGCCGCCTTCAACTCGCCCGCGCACGCCGCGCTGCTCGCCCGCTTCGTGGACCTCTACAAGACCGGCTACGTCCCCGAAGACGCCGTGCGCCGCGAAGCCTTCCAGCTCGCCACGGAACTGTACGCGCAGAACCGCGTCGCGATGATCGTCGGCGGACCGCAGGCCCTGACGCGCATCAAGGACACCAACCCCGGCCTGTACGCCAGCACCGTCGTGACCAGCGCCCCGCTCGGCAAGGCCGGCGTCCAGACGGGCGGCAGCATGGCCCTCGTGATTCCCACCGCCAGCAAGAACCCGGCCGCCGCCGCCAAACTCGCCGCCTTCTTCACCAGCAACGCTGCCCAGCTCGCCTTCGCGAAGGTCGTGCCGGTCGTCCCCACCACGCTCGGCGCGCAGCGCAGCACGCAGTTCCGCACCACCAGCAACGACCCGGTCGCCAAGGCCACCGCCCTCGTCGGCGCGTCGGGACGCTACATCAACCCCGGGTACCGCGCGCCCGGCAACAGCGACGACCTCTACAAGAACTTCAACGACAACATCGAGGCCGCCCTGCTCGGCACCAAGAGCGCCCAGCAGGCCCTCACCGACGCCGCCAACTACTGGAACGCCAACATGAAGAAGTGA
- a CDS encoding MurR/RpiR family transcriptional regulator, giving the protein MSQTAARPAAAPGVIHRIRLHAHALSPSLQRLAEHVVTHAETVMHQTITELAGSAGVGEATITRLCHKLEFAGFHAFKIALASDVAGRDPGAPAHPGDLAGQAAQVVKQACRTLEDTGRLLDPQVLDDVASALARAPRVDLTGQGNSGLVAQLFAHRLLRIGLTATAYTDPHQSAVSISTLPRGGVVIALSSSGSTIDTVQHLRLAQSHGHYTVAITHRARSPITRHAKAVLFTSTQEDPLTDSVLDTLVSQTLVLEVLYAALLARRPEAAAMLRVTAESVVEKKY; this is encoded by the coding sequence ATGAGTCAGACCGCAGCCCGCCCCGCCGCAGCGCCGGGCGTGATCCACCGCATCCGCCTGCACGCGCACGCCCTCTCGCCGTCCCTGCAGCGGCTCGCCGAGCACGTCGTCACGCACGCCGAGACGGTCATGCACCAGACCATCACCGAACTCGCCGGTTCCGCCGGGGTAGGCGAAGCGACCATCACGCGGCTGTGCCACAAACTGGAATTCGCGGGCTTCCACGCCTTCAAGATCGCCCTCGCCTCCGACGTCGCCGGACGGGACCCCGGCGCGCCCGCCCACCCCGGCGACCTGGCCGGGCAGGCCGCGCAGGTCGTCAAACAGGCCTGCCGCACCCTCGAAGACACCGGACGCCTCCTCGACCCGCAGGTGCTGGACGACGTCGCCTCCGCGCTCGCCCGCGCGCCACGCGTCGACCTGACCGGCCAGGGCAACTCCGGCCTCGTCGCGCAACTGTTCGCGCACCGCCTGCTGCGCATCGGCCTCACCGCCACGGCATACACCGACCCGCACCAGTCGGCCGTCAGCATCTCCACCCTGCCGCGCGGCGGCGTCGTGATCGCCCTGTCGAGCTCCGGCAGCACCATCGACACCGTGCAGCACCTGCGCCTCGCGCAGTCGCACGGTCACTACACGGTCGCCATCACGCACCGCGCCCGCTCCCCCATCACCCGCCACGCCAAAGCCGTGCTGTTCACGTCCACGCAGGAAGACCCGCTCACCGACTCGGTGCTCGACACCCTCGTCTCACAGACGCTGGTGCTGGAAGTGCTGTACGCCGCCCTGCTCGCCCGCCGTCCCGAGGCGGCCGCCATGCTGCGCGTCACGGCCGAGAGCGTCGTCGAGAAGAAGTACTAG